ATACATCGGCAGAATGGGATGGTACGTACCATGGAAAGCAGCAGTCTACAGGTGTATTTATATACCAGGTAAAACTTAAAAAAGATACTCCCCCTTTAAAAGGAACTTTGACATTAATCAGGTAGATAGGTGAATGACTGCTGCAGCTGTATTTAATATTAAAATAAGTTAGCTAACACATAAAAAAAGGGAATGCATGGCATTCCCTTTTTTATTGCAAGGCCCCGTTGTTTTATTTCACAAGCAAAAACTTTTGTTGCCAGGCCTTGCGCGGTCCATTACCATCTGGCAATGTTATGAAATAGGTGCCTGGGTTTAGGGCTGTTAGGTCTATGGTCTTGTTGTTTTGAACAGTAAATGTTTTAACAATAGTGCCATTGGCATTGCTAATAAATCCTTGCAGTTGAGTCACTGGCTTATCGATATGAATGCGTAACTGATTGTTAGCAGGATTGGGTCCAATAACGATTAAAGACTTCTCAGTTGCTATTACAGCCGCTTTTGTTCTTGATTGTACATTTTTGGATGCCTCAACGGTTGCCAGTGCAAATTGTCCAAAAGAAGCTGTCTGTTTCAGATTTGCAATGTTGTAATCTACTTCAAGGCCTGTTATGCCTGGAGCAGTGCCTTCAGGAATACCCCAGTCAGCTTGATTAGCGTTACCCAATCGATTAAGAATTATCGGGCTATTAATAGAAGTATTGGTAGAACCTCTATCAAGTTTTAAATCATAGCTTCCTGTTATCCTGGTAGTTGCATCTGGCGAAAGTTCCCATACGCCCTCTTGCAATACAGCTTCAAATGGATTGCTGTTTTTGATAACCTGCAAGTGTGTGTTAGCACTAGGTCCAGGCACAAAGGATACATCCAGAAATTGAATATTTAAAGGATTGGTCATTAAATTATCCAATTCTGCCACAAAGGCTTTTTGTTGATTACCAATAGGAAACGAATAGTGATTCACCGTTGATGGTGAAAGATGTCGACGCAACGTACCATTGAACCAACTGAGTTTAAATCCTGAGTTGGAAAATGATGTACTGATCGCTTTCTCTGATGGGTCTAAAACAATTGCCAGGTTGGACTGCGTATTGATTTTCCCATTCACTAATATCCACTGATCGGCGGAAACCGAAGAATTAAGATCAAAATCTTTATTATTTACTTCCAGTTTGCCTAGCTGATTCATAGTGGCTATGGATTGGCGGCCTGCCCCTGTAAATCTTACCAGGCCATTGCCATAATGGTAACTTTTGGTAGTAAGATCCATCCAATTTGCAGATATTGCTTCGCGATCTTGGGTAATTTCAATAGTGCCGCTATTCTGCAATTGGCTTCCAACTCCAAGTTGTAAATTTCCTTTTATCGAGATCAGTGCATTAGCCTGAACGGTAATAGTTGCCCCATTTTGCACATAGAGTGCATCCTGGGCCTGTATTAAACAGGGCATAAGGATGGTGGTTAATAAATAGGATCGTATATGGAATGAATTCATTGCAATATGTTTTGCTGATTATAGAATACTTGTCTGATTATTTCAACTTCTCTTTAATCATTCTGACTTCTTCTAACAGTTTGGCAATTTGCTGTTCCTGTAGTACGATCTTCTGTTGTTGCTGGTCTATAAATGTCTGTTGTTCCTGTACTGCTTTTACCAGCGGCACAACAAAGGTCTCATAGCTTAAGCTGTAATGGTCACTGCTATTGCTTGGCTTTTTAATACCATTGAAATTATAACCAACCTGTGTAGCCGCTGTTTCTACTTCCTGTGCTATAAACCCAGTACGGCGTATGGCTGCCGCCTCATTGTAACTATTGTTTAAGGAGGTATTGTTGGAAATGAATTGTGCGTATTCCGGATTGGTTTGTGTATCAAATGCTTTTGCGTTCAGCTGATAGGTAACAGGGCGCAATTTCAATATGAAATCCAACCCTTTTACGTTTTCCTGTACATTAAACTTATAGCGGCCATCCGATAGTTTGGTGAACTCTCCAAAAGATTCAACAACGGTAACAGCTGCATTGCCAATACGCACTTTGTTGGAAGCGTCAACCTTAGCACCAAAGCCTAAAGCCATAGCATTGGTTAAGTCTGTAGCTGCCACATCGGCGCCTGTGCCCAATGCAGTGTTGTTGTTGCCAACCGTATTGCCACTTAACGACCCATTGCCTATGGCTACGTTTCCTGCGCCAACGGTGTTTTTATATAAGGCAAAAAGCCCATTGGCTGTATTGTTATTACCCTCTGTATTGTAATATAGAGCCGATGTGCCCACGGCGCTATTGCCAGAGCCAGTGGTATTGCTGTAAAGAGCACGTGTACCGTTGGCTGTGTTTTCATTTCCAGTTGCATTGTTGATCAACGCATTGGAGCCCGTGCTGACATTACGTGTACCAGTGGTATTGCTATATAGCGCACCTACGCCAATTGCAGTATTGTCGTTTGCTGTGGTATTGAGATAAAGGGCTCCTCTACCTACTGCCACGTTACTATTACCCAACGTATTGCTGTATAATGCCTGGTAGCCATAGGCCGTATTGCTTCCACCAGCAGTATTACTATACAAGGTATTCATGCCTGTTGCAGTATTATAACCTCCGGTTGTGTTTTTGAACAAAGACATATAGCCTAAGGAACTATTATTGACACCGGTTGTATTATTGAATAGTGCTCGAAAGCCCATAACCGTGTTGGCATTGCCCGTTGTATTGGAGAATAGTGTATGATAGCCAAAAGACGTATTGCCCGTTTGGCGATCAAGCTGACCAGCCTTTGTATTATTGATCCGGAACTGTAATGGCTTGTCATCTGAAGTGCCAATAAATTGTAAAGCAGGGTCTGTGCCGGCATTTCCAGATAATAGCCAGCCTGTCTTTACATCTTCCAATGGCTGAAAGCTGCCATTACCTCTTAATACATCTTTACTGTTGCCTGTAAATTTTAAGGAATAAAGCACGCCGCTACTGTTATGGCGCACCAGGCCGCTATCCATAGCCAAAGTGTCTATACGCATACCACCGGCAACGTGTAATTTGTTTTGAGGATCGGTTGTTCCGATCCCTACGTTTTGTGCATGGGTAGCTGAAGAGGCAGAAAGCAGCAATACAATGCCGCTGAGCAAATGTTTCATGATACAGATTTAAATGAGAAAATGGTTTATTAATGGTCGTAGGATAGGGGTATAGGGCCTATGCAATCTTTTACAGCTTAGAACTTTGGCCTATTGTTCAGAGCCCTTTATTTTTAAAAACTTTTACCGTTTGTGTTTGGTTCCCTTGTGTGATGGATATGATGAAAAGACCAGTAACTGGGGGTATGTATGGAGTAATATTGATCGTATTGTTTCCTTTTTTCACTGCAAGAGGTATTGTTTTAATAACTGAACCATCGGTATTGGTAATGCTAACTTTAATAAGATTGCTCTCTATAGCCGTAAAGTGTAGCTCCAGTTTGTTATAAAAAGGATTAGGAGAAGCTGAAAGATTTTGATCTCGGAGTACTCTTTTTACCTGAACTATATTGCTGAAAAACTGGGTTGAGCTTTGGTTGTATTCTTTGATCCTATAAAAAGTATTGGCGCTTGGGTTATTGGAGATAGTATAACTGTAGTGTCCATTGGTGGGTGGCTGAACGGCCAGGTGCAAAAGCTTTGTAAAGCGTATACCATCTTCACTTTCTTCAATATCATAACCGGTTACCATTTCAGAGGCATTTGTTTCCCAATCTAGCTGAATGAGATTATTACTAATCGAGGATTTTAATAATAATTGACCTGTTTGAAGGGTGATCAGATTTGTCTTTGTTACAAAGGCAAAAACCTGGTTATTGGCAAGATGTACATTGTCAAATACTACCCGGTTTCCAATAATAGAAGTTGGTGTTTTGAAGCTAACATGCCCGGTTGTAAAATTGCCATCGCCATCTTCATCAATGATCATTACTGTTTGTGCAGCACTACCTGTTGTAACAATCCCGGTTAGATCAAAGCTTAATTGCACGGGGCCAGGATCACCTGTAAGTTGCACCTTCCACTCCCTGCTTAAACGCCTGGCTTCGGAAGTCATGAATGTAGGCATATCAGATGCTTGTTCCGCTAAGACTGCTCCGTTATTGCCAATCACTAGGAACTCCAAATTGTCTAAGTGAGCTGGATTAGAGATAATGATATTGCCTTTGCCACTCTGCCCAGTGCCATCGCCAGACCCTGTATTCATGCTGTTGGCAATCGTTTGATTTAATCGTGAATTATCATCTCTGCCTATGCCAAACACATCATTGGGATGGGCAGTGTTGCCTACACCAGACCAATAAACAGTGCCCGATACGCCATCCCAATTCGAAGCATAGTAAGAGGGGCGTACGCCTGACGTTTGCAACATTACCCCATATTTAAAGGCCAGGTAGGAGAAGATTTTTGCTCTTTTCACCCCACTGATAGGTTGGCCAAATACAATCAGTTCTGCGACATCGCCGGAAAACGGTTCGCCAAAAACAGTGCATCTTCTTCCTAGTACATTCTCTACGGTAGCAATATCTCTAAAATTATTTCCTACTGTAGCTATAGTAGGAGTGCCATACTTTAAGTGGTCAATTATCTCAAGATCATTCTTCTCTTGATTAAGTACATTCAATTGAGTTATTAAGAAATTACCCGGTGTGTAAAGTTGCACAATACCTGCACCTGCACCGCCCACAGGCCCGTAAGGGACCGTGTCAGTAGTTTCAAATTGGCCGCCATATTTTGTTCCAAGAGTATTTGTTTGAAGAGCACAGCCACGGTTGGGGCCGACGCAGCCCCACTGCGTCCAGACACGAAAGCCTGCACTAGTGGCTCCTTTCCATACGGCAAATACAGTATAGGAATCGTCATGTTCCACTAATGGTGCATTGAGGAGGTTGGGACCTACTAATTCCTGGGCGCCGGAAAAAGTAACAGCAGGGTTGAAGTTGAACTTGCTATTCGAAATTAATGGACGCTTGGTGCCAGTAGAGGTAAATATTTTCGTGTTATTGTTGGCATATGTCCAGCTGTTAATAAGATTTCCAGGGGCTAGATTTAAGGTTGAGGAAATATCGGCTCTTAACCACATTTCCAAACTGTCTGTTACGCCTACACCTCCAGGGCCTTGGCCAAAACAGAAGAGGGGTATGAATAAAAAATAAACAAATAGGTTTAATAGGTTTTTGTGCATAGTGGTATGGATGAGTTAATAGCGCTTCGTATAGTAGATGAGCCTATAAATAGGCTCTTGAAACTGTAATAACAGTTTGTTTAAGGGGTCAGCAAAACTACTTTTCCTGCTTAGACAGGATATTCGTACTACTACCGGATTATATATACTGTGGTAATAACGTAAGTAAGCTTAATTGTATAGTAAGAATAGGGAATGAGCTGATAGTAGTAGATCGTATTGGAACGGCTATTGAATAATACTTTTTATAGGTAGCGTTTTACCTTTTTTAATTAATGTTTGCACATTGATCTGTTGTATCTTTGCATCTCGCAAGACAAAAAGAAGGGCCTTTTCACTGGTTGGCGTTGGAATCTATACCTTATCGAAAATACAATCCCTGCCATACGAACAATTTGCTACTCTTTTTAAGACTTTCCGTACTATTTATCCTGTCCCTTTTTAGCAAAACAGCTGTGCCCTATTAGCAAAACAACCCTTTGAAGCAATCTATCCGTAAAAGAAAACAATACAATTGTCGTTTCTTTCTATAAAACTACTTTATAAGCCCTGCCATTTTTGGCGGGGCTTTTTGTTTTACTGCCTATGGTAATCTATAAATAAAAATCCCCTCTGGGAGGGGATCAATACGGTGCTCTGATTCAAACACAGCCGTTCCTTTAAGCAATATTTTTCAAAGGATGGATTGGTTGTTCCATAAAGGTACTGGTTAGGTTATTCTATTACGATATTGGAGGTTGGTAGGAGTTGGACTTAAAACGGGCTTAAAAGGGTACGTGACCAAGATTAAAATCAAAAAGACACGGTTTAGGGCTTTTTTTCTATGGATATTGGGGAATGCTCCACAAAACTATAAGCTCTGCAGACTTATGCAAGAGCTTAGTACCAATGTTGAGTTATTCACATTCTTATTTGTGTATGATAATCAACTAGATATAAATTGATATTTTATTTATCAACAATCTGGATTGTATTCTATACGGCTACCGTAGAGGTATGACGATTTTCAGTTTGAATTCTGATGACGCTTACTGGTATATGTACAGCTAGTGAAAAAGCTTAAGATCTTGTTTTCTCTGAATTTTAGTGGCACCAATTTGGGGAGTATTGTTCATAAAAAGAACT
This genomic interval from Flavisolibacter tropicus contains the following:
- a CDS encoding T9SS type A sorting domain-containing protein, whose product is MNSFHIRSYLLTTILMPCLIQAQDALYVQNGATITVQANALISIKGNLQLGVGSQLQNSGTIEITQDREAISANWMDLTTKSYHYGNGLVRFTGAGRQSIATMNQLGKLEVNNKDFDLNSSVSADQWILVNGKINTQSNLAIVLDPSEKAISTSFSNSGFKLSWFNGTLRRHLSPSTVNHYSFPIGNQQKAFVAELDNLMTNPLNIQFLDVSFVPGPSANTHLQVIKNSNPFEAVLQEGVWELSPDATTRITGSYDLKLDRGSTNTSINSPIILNRLGNANQADWGIPEGTAPGITGLEVDYNIANLKQTASFGQFALATVEASKNVQSRTKAAVIATEKSLIVIGPNPANNQLRIHIDKPVTQLQGFISNANGTIVKTFTVQNNKTIDLTALNPGTYFITLPDGNGPRKAWQQKFLLVK
- a CDS encoding tail fiber domain-containing protein, giving the protein MKHLLSGIVLLLSASSATHAQNVGIGTTDPQNKLHVAGGMRIDTLAMDSGLVRHNSSGVLYSLKFTGNSKDVLRGNGSFQPLEDVKTGWLLSGNAGTDPALQFIGTSDDKPLQFRINNTKAGQLDRQTGNTSFGYHTLFSNTTGNANTVMGFRALFNNTTGVNNSSLGYMSLFKNTTGGYNTATGMNTLYSNTAGGSNTAYGYQALYSNTLGNSNVAVGRGALYLNTTANDNTAIGVGALYSNTTGTRNVSTGSNALINNATGNENTANGTRALYSNTTGSGNSAVGTSALYYNTEGNNNTANGLFALYKNTVGAGNVAIGNGSLSGNTVGNNNTALGTGADVAATDLTNAMALGFGAKVDASNKVRIGNAAVTVVESFGEFTKLSDGRYKFNVQENVKGLDFILKLRPVTYQLNAKAFDTQTNPEYAQFISNNTSLNNSYNEAAAIRRTGFIAQEVETAATQVGYNFNGIKKPSNSSDHYSLSYETFVVPLVKAVQEQQTFIDQQQQKIVLQEQQIAKLLEEVRMIKEKLK
- a CDS encoding T9SS type A sorting domain-containing protein, producing the protein MHKNLLNLFVYFLFIPLFCFGQGPGGVGVTDSLEMWLRADISSTLNLAPGNLINSWTYANNNTKIFTSTGTKRPLISNSKFNFNPAVTFSGAQELVGPNLLNAPLVEHDDSYTVFAVWKGATSAGFRVWTQWGCVGPNRGCALQTNTLGTKYGGQFETTDTVPYGPVGGAGAGIVQLYTPGNFLITQLNVLNQEKNDLEIIDHLKYGTPTIATVGNNFRDIATVENVLGRRCTVFGEPFSGDVAELIVFGQPISGVKRAKIFSYLAFKYGVMLQTSGVRPSYYASNWDGVSGTVYWSGVGNTAHPNDVFGIGRDDNSRLNQTIANSMNTGSGDGTGQSGKGNIIISNPAHLDNLEFLVIGNNGAVLAEQASDMPTFMTSEARRLSREWKVQLTGDPGPVQLSFDLTGIVTTGSAAQTVMIIDEDGDGNFTTGHVSFKTPTSIIGNRVVFDNVHLANNQVFAFVTKTNLITLQTGQLLLKSSISNNLIQLDWETNASEMVTGYDIEESEDGIRFTKLLHLAVQPPTNGHYSYTISNNPSANTFYRIKEYNQSSTQFFSNIVQVKRVLRDQNLSASPNPFYNKLELHFTAIESNLIKVSITNTDGSVIKTIPLAVKKGNNTINITPYIPPVTGLFIISITQGNQTQTVKVFKNKGL